The DNA segment TACAAAATCTGTAACACGCCTTTAATAAATGATTACATCAAAGGGCTTTCTAAGAAAGCTTATGGATTATACTTAGCTCAGCTAGGAATTGCAACCAATTTCTCAACAAAATCTGAAATTTAGTATTCCCACTTCTCAGGATTAATCCCTAGTTCACGCATAATTTCTTTTGCCTGCTCAGGAATTTCATCGTGGCGTTCTTTTAGTAAATCCTCATCGGTCGGTAATGGCTGCCCTGTAAATGCGTGTAAAAATGCCTCACACAATAACTCACTATTTGTTGCGTGGCGTAAATTTTTGAGCTGACGTCTTGTCCGCTCATTGGTTAAAATTTCCAGCACCTTAATTGGAATAGATACAGTAATCTTCTTTACTTGCTCACTCTTCTTACCGTGCTCTGCATAAGGGCTAATATATTTACCGTCCCAATTTGCCATAACGCCACCTTAAATCTCCACAAAAATTGTGTTTATTTTAAAGAAAAATCGCCGAAATAACAATCTAGACATTAAGACTGCTAGATAGCTAAAAATTTTATAAAATTACACCGCACTTTATCTCATAGATTTTCTTTATTTTTACTTGCCGAACCGCATTTTTCAGCTTAATCTAAAATTCCATTCTTCATTTATATATAAGGAGCATTTATGGCACACATCTCAACCATTCGTTACACAGGCAATTTGCACAACGATCTCACTCATCTACAAAGTGGCAATACCATATCAACCGATGCTCCCGTTGATAACAACGGCAAAGGTGAAGCCTTCTCCCCAACTGATCTACTTGCAGCTTCACTTGGTGCTTGCGCAATGACTATAATGGGAATCCACGCCAATAAACTTGGATTAGACTTAACTGGCACTCGCATTGAAGTACAAAAAGAAATGGCGCTCAATCCACGCCGTGTTGCACGCGTTACCTTAGATTTTTACTTAAGCAAAGCATTAGATGACAACGCACGCTCAATCTTGGAAAATGCAGCCCACACCTGCCCTGTCGCCAAAAGCCTGAGCGCCGACTTAGTGCAAGAATTTCGTTTTCATTATGAATAATGAAATAGGCATATAAATCATCTGCAGCCAAAACGAAACTTTAATCTCACTGATTAAGCTGCAGATGTTTTACGATGAATAAACTAAAGGCTGAATCCTATATCGCACTCAGCCTTTAAATTAGTTTAATTTTGGAAATGTCTTAATTCATCTTATACAATTTAAGATAAATACTTCGCCTTCAACTCTTTCGCCACGGCAATTTGCTGTGCGGTGGCTTTGGCGGTCATTGGTTCGCGGCAGTAGCCTGCGTCCACGCCTTCAAGTTTAAGCAATTCTTTAATGGTGAGATACAAGCCGTTTGCCAAAATGCCTTCGATGAGATCATTGGTAACGTGTTGAATTTCGCGGGCTTCAGCAAGTTTGCCTGCTTGGGTAAGCTCAAAAATTTGTCTTGCGCGGATACCATTGACGTTGAACGTACTACCAATTGCACCGTCCACACCAAGGGCAGCGGCTGGTAGCATCATTTCATCAAAACCTGCCCATACAAGGTGATCAGGGTAAGCTCTTTTCAAGCGTTCTAACAAATAGAAATCACCTGCGGTGAATTTTACGCCTAACACTTTCGGATTTTTGTAAAGTTCGCCAAATTGCTCTACGCCAATATTCACACCGGTTAAGAATGGAATGGAATAGACGATCATATTATTGCCTGTTTCGGCAATAATGGTGTCGTAATAATGTTTAATCTCTGCAAAGCTAAATTTGTAGTAGAACGGGGTTACCGCTGAAAGGCTGTCGTAACCAAGTTCGGTGGCGTATTTACCTAATTCCACGGCCTCGTGTAAATTTACG comes from the Avibacterium avium genome and includes:
- the metJ gene encoding met regulon transcriptional regulator MetJ; this encodes MANWDGKYISPYAEHGKKSEQVKKITVSIPIKVLEILTNERTRRQLKNLRHATNSELLCEAFLHAFTGQPLPTDEDLLKERHDEIPEQAKEIMRELGINPEKWEY
- a CDS encoding OsmC family protein yields the protein MAHISTIRYTGNLHNDLTHLQSGNTISTDAPVDNNGKGEAFSPTDLLAASLGACAMTIMGIHANKLGLDLTGTRIEVQKEMALNPRRVARVTLDFYLSKALDDNARSILENAAHTCPVAKSLSADLVQEFRFHYE
- the nanA gene encoding N-acetylneuraminate lyase, translating into MKNLKGIFSALLVSYNEDGSINEKGLREIIRYNIDKMKVDGLYVGGSTGENFMISTAEKKEIFRIAKDEAKDQVALIAQVGSVNLHEAVELGKYATELGYDSLSAVTPFYYKFSFAEIKHYYDTIIAETGNNMIVYSIPFLTGVNIGVEQFGELYKNPKVLGVKFTAGDFYLLERLKRAYPDHLVWAGFDEMMLPAAALGVDGAIGSTFNVNGIRARQIFELTQAGKLAEAREIQHVTNDLIEGILANGLYLTIKELLKLEGVDAGYCREPMTAKATAQQIAVAKELKAKYLS